A window of the Proteus terrae subsp. cibarius genome harbors these coding sequences:
- a CDS encoding lytic murein transglycosylase, translating into MFKYSFIAVIVSGLMLSACTNGQQKLAERQITAPEATAVETQKTPRWKQVDVASLEQAFPKETRISAQFPAYVEALKLKAAQLGYKQETIDFAFSEAHFIERVIKSDRNQPEKKITLDVYLPRIVTNGRLNQGAKLYKENQDTLEQISKRYGVPANYIVALWGLESGFGKVQGKEDVVSALATLAFEGRREELFTRQLMAALEIIEEGHIPQGQRLKGSWAGAMGQTQFMPSSFLTYAADGNGDGKIDIWNTQEDAFASAANYLATEGWKSGLPWGEQVTLSVDFNQQLEGIKTEQKKTVAQWKALGVQLPANSQLNDAMPTWLIIPDDDLHRSYLVTQNFRTIMHWNSSYFFALSIVTMADGVANKINSLPNAS; encoded by the coding sequence ATGTTCAAATATTCATTCATCGCTGTGATTGTTTCCGGTTTAATGTTATCGGCGTGTACTAATGGCCAACAAAAATTGGCTGAAAGACAAATTACTGCACCAGAGGCAACGGCAGTTGAAACACAAAAAACGCCTCGATGGAAACAAGTGGATGTTGCATCGTTAGAACAAGCATTTCCTAAAGAGACACGTATTTCTGCACAATTCCCTGCTTATGTTGAAGCTCTGAAATTAAAAGCAGCTCAGTTGGGATATAAACAAGAAACAATAGATTTTGCTTTTTCAGAAGCCCATTTTATTGAACGAGTGATTAAATCAGACCGTAATCAGCCGGAAAAGAAAATCACACTCGATGTTTATTTACCACGCATTGTCACTAACGGTCGTTTAAACCAAGGGGCCAAGCTCTATAAAGAGAATCAAGATACTCTAGAACAAATCAGCAAGAGATATGGTGTACCTGCAAACTATATTGTTGCGTTATGGGGACTTGAGAGCGGCTTTGGTAAAGTGCAGGGCAAAGAAGATGTTGTTTCTGCACTTGCAACACTCGCATTTGAAGGCCGCAGAGAAGAACTCTTTACACGCCAGCTAATGGCAGCATTGGAGATTATTGAGGAAGGGCATATCCCTCAAGGACAGCGTCTCAAAGGCTCTTGGGCGGGCGCTATGGGGCAAACTCAGTTTATGCCATCTTCTTTCCTAACTTATGCCGCAGATGGCAATGGTGACGGAAAAATTGATATTTGGAATACCCAAGAAGACGCATTTGCTTCGGCAGCTAACTATTTAGCAACGGAAGGTTGGAAAAGTGGACTTCCTTGGGGAGAACAAGTTACTTTATCGGTAGATTTTAACCAACAGCTTGAAGGGATTAAGACTGAGCAGAAAAAAACGGTTGCTCAATGGAAAGCATTGGGTGTTCAATTGCCTGCAAATAGTCAATTGAACGATGCAATGCCAACATGGTTAATTATTCCTGATGATGATTTGCACAGAAGCTATTTAGTGACACAGAACTTCCGTACGATTATGCATTGGAACAGCTCTTACTTTTTTGCTCTTAGCATTGTCACAATGGCTGATGGCGTTGCTAATAAAATAAATTCACTGCCAAACGCGAGTTAA
- the minD gene encoding septum site-determining protein MinD, which yields MARIIVVTSGKGGVGKTTSSAAISTGLAQKGHKTVVIDFDIGLRNLDLIMGCERRVVYDFVNVIQGDASLNQALIKDKRTENLFILPASQTRDKDALTRDGVEQVLDELDEMGFDFIICDSPAGIESGALMALYFADEAIITTNPEVSSVRDSDRILGILASKSRRAERGQDPIKEHLLLTRYNPGRVSRGDMLSMEDVLEILCIPLLGVIPEDQSVLRSSNQGEPVILDGESDAGKAYSDTVNRLLGEEHPFRFIEEEKKGFLKRLFGG from the coding sequence ATGGCACGCATTATTGTTGTTACGTCAGGTAAAGGTGGGGTTGGTAAAACAACTTCCAGCGCGGCCATTTCTACCGGCCTCGCTCAAAAAGGTCATAAGACGGTTGTTATCGACTTTGATATTGGGTTACGTAATTTAGACCTTATCATGGGTTGTGAACGTAGAGTTGTTTATGATTTTGTTAATGTTATTCAGGGGGATGCATCTTTAAATCAAGCATTGATTAAAGATAAGCGCACAGAAAATCTGTTTATTCTCCCTGCTTCACAAACAAGAGATAAAGACGCTCTCACCCGTGATGGTGTAGAACAAGTATTAGATGAACTCGATGAGATGGGTTTTGATTTTATTATTTGTGACTCTCCTGCGGGTATTGAAAGTGGCGCATTAATGGCCCTTTATTTTGCAGATGAAGCCATTATTACAACAAACCCTGAAGTATCATCTGTACGTGACTCCGACCGTATTTTAGGAATTCTTGCTTCTAAATCACGTCGCGCTGAGCGTGGTCAAGATCCAATTAAAGAACATCTTTTATTAACTCGTTATAATCCTGGCCGCGTTAGCCGTGGTGATATGTTAAGTATGGAAGATGTCCTTGAAATTCTATGCATTCCACTATTGGGTGTTATTCCAGAAGATCAATCTGTTTTACGTTCATCTAACCAAGGTGAACCTGTTATTTTAGATGGCGAATCTGATGCAGGTAAAGCCTATTCAGATACAGTAAATCGTTTGTTAGGTGAAGAACATCCATTCCGTTTTATTGAAGAAGAGAAAAAAGGCTTTCTGAAACGCCTTTTTGGGGGGTAA
- a CDS encoding YcgN family cysteine cluster protein translates to MTQAFWQTKTLDEMSDDEWESLCDGCGQCCLHKLMDDDTDEIYFTNVACNQLNIKTCQCSNYEDRFRYEPDCIKLTRYNLPTFEWLPMTCAYRLLAEGKTLQSWHPLIAGNKAKMHQGNISVRYIAVPETEVEDWEEHILNRPKGRG, encoded by the coding sequence ATGACACAGGCTTTTTGGCAGACTAAAACATTAGATGAAATGAGTGATGATGAGTGGGAATCGCTCTGTGACGGGTGTGGGCAGTGTTGTTTACACAAGTTAATGGATGATGATACTGACGAGATATATTTTACCAATGTCGCTTGTAATCAGCTAAATATTAAAACCTGCCAATGCAGTAATTACGAAGATCGTTTCCGTTATGAGCCAGATTGTATCAAGCTTACACGGTATAATTTACCTACATTTGAGTGGTTACCAATGACATGTGCGTATCGTCTGTTAGCAGAAGGCAAAACGTTACAAAGTTGGCATCCACTTATTGCAGGTAATAAAGCAAAAATGCACCAAGGTAATATTTCTGTAAGATATATAGCAGTGCCAGAAACTGAAGTTGAAGATTGGGAAGAACATATTCTTAATCGTCCGAAAGGACGTGGTTAA
- the minC gene encoding septum site-determining protein MinC produces the protein MSNTPIELKGSNFTLSVLHLNDGTPKVIRQAISEKIAQAPQFLKNAPVVINVSALADENIDFKKLRRIVEDAGLRVVGISGSSDAQQKEAIIAAQLPILNEGKIVKPSTQANNDKTNEAPTAVRQKTKIIHTPVRSGQRIYAQNSDLVVISNVSAGAELIADGNVHVYGVLRGRVLAGASGDKESHIFCTHLSAELVSIAGQYWLSDQIPTDFVGKSVQLSLQENELTIENLI, from the coding sequence ATGTCAAACACGCCCATTGAGTTAAAAGGCAGTAATTTTACCCTTTCAGTACTCCATTTAAACGATGGAACACCGAAAGTTATTCGTCAGGCAATTTCAGAAAAAATTGCACAAGCGCCTCAATTTCTGAAAAATGCACCTGTGGTTATCAATGTCTCTGCTTTAGCAGATGAGAATATTGATTTTAAAAAACTGAGGCGAATTGTAGAAGATGCTGGCTTACGCGTCGTGGGAATTAGTGGTAGTTCAGACGCTCAACAGAAAGAAGCGATAATTGCCGCACAGTTACCTATCTTAAATGAAGGTAAAATAGTTAAGCCGAGCACTCAGGCAAATAACGATAAAACGAATGAAGCACCGACAGCTGTTCGTCAAAAAACAAAAATCATCCATACTCCTGTTCGTTCAGGTCAGCGCATTTATGCTCAAAATAGCGATTTAGTTGTTATTAGTAATGTGAGTGCAGGCGCTGAATTAATTGCTGATGGTAATGTTCATGTCTATGGTGTATTGCGTGGGCGTGTACTTGCTGGTGCATCGGGTGATAAAGAAAGCCATATTTTTTGTACACATCTGTCCGCTGAGCTTGTTTCTATTGCTGGTCAATATTGGCTAAGCGACCAAATTCCTACAGACTTTGTTGGTAAATCAGTACAACTTAGCCTGCAAGAGAATGAATTAACAATCGAGAACTTAATTTAG
- a CDS encoding DUF6392 family protein, translated as MTLDIAGLIAQLGKKYQDVYDQNLIPYKSKPKNGSLAMRKESLHLYFEPYGVGLSEITLTLFDEKTKQFHFPHALPFGLQPFMTQEWLHAHYGKPIRFAKKKIVMSLHLGEAEVFELPNNNQVIFIARYPYVGENVVISLTFELRESLEKRWDVNYIA; from the coding sequence ATGACACTAGATATTGCTGGGCTAATTGCCCAATTAGGGAAGAAGTATCAAGATGTTTACGATCAAAATTTAATTCCTTATAAGTCCAAACCTAAAAATGGCAGTTTGGCGATGAGAAAAGAATCTCTTCACTTATATTTTGAGCCCTATGGTGTCGGTTTAAGTGAAATCACGCTGACGCTATTTGATGAAAAAACAAAGCAATTTCATTTCCCCCACGCACTTCCTTTCGGGTTACAGCCATTTATGACACAAGAGTGGTTACATGCTCATTATGGAAAACCGATCCGCTTTGCTAAAAAGAAAATTGTAATGTCACTTCATTTAGGTGAAGCTGAAGTTTTTGAGTTACCCAATAATAATCAGGTTATTTTTATCGCCAGATATCCCTATGTTGGTGAGAATGTAGTGATCTCGCTTACCTTTGAATTACGCGAAAGTTTAGAAAAACGGTGGGATGTTAACTACATAGCTTGA
- a CDS encoding fumarylacetoacetate hydrolase family protein, with protein sequence MYQHRDWEGALLDFPVNKVICVGSNYANHIKEMGSVRSEEPVIFIKPETAMCDIRQPIAIPKDMGAVHHEIELAVLIGQPLKQANEDRVDRAIAGFGIGLDLTLRDLQGKLKKAGQPWEKSKAFDGSAPLSGFIPVNSFGDPQNADLMLRVNDEIRQQGNSRDMLTPVLPLISYMSRFFTLRPGDVILTGTPEGVGPLESGDMLVLSVNEHQLTTRVI encoded by the coding sequence ATGTATCAACATCGTGATTGGGAAGGTGCATTACTTGATTTTCCTGTCAATAAAGTGATTTGCGTTGGCAGTAACTATGCAAATCACATTAAAGAGATGGGGTCCGTTCGCTCAGAAGAGCCTGTAATTTTTATCAAACCAGAAACAGCTATGTGTGATATTCGCCAACCTATTGCTATCCCAAAAGATATGGGGGCGGTTCACCACGAAATTGAATTAGCAGTACTGATTGGTCAGCCACTTAAACAAGCTAATGAAGATAGAGTTGATCGCGCAATTGCGGGTTTTGGTATTGGTCTTGATCTCACATTACGTGATTTACAAGGTAAATTGAAAAAAGCAGGGCAACCGTGGGAAAAAAGTAAAGCGTTTGATGGCTCTGCACCATTATCGGGCTTTATCCCTGTCAATTCATTTGGCGACCCGCAAAACGCAGATTTAATGTTACGTGTTAATGACGAGATTCGTCAGCAGGGTAACAGTCGTGATATGCTAACCCCTGTTTTACCCCTTATCAGCTATATGTCTCGCTTTTTTACCCTACGTCCTGGTGATGTGATTTTAACGGGAACTCCTGAAGGTGTTGGCCCTCTAGAATCAGGCGATATGTTGGTATTAAGTGTTAATGAACATCAGCTGACAACGCGGGTTATTTAA
- the minE gene encoding cell division topological specificity factor MinE, whose product MALLDFFLSRKKSTANIAKERLQIIVAERRRGDSEPAYLPDMKRDLLGVICKYVQIDPEMLSVQFEQKGDDISVLELNVTLPESEEPTK is encoded by the coding sequence ATGGCTTTACTAGATTTTTTCCTGTCGCGTAAAAAGTCGACAGCTAATATTGCCAAGGAGCGTCTGCAAATTATCGTAGCAGAACGTCGCCGTGGTGATAGCGAGCCAGCTTATTTACCTGATATGAAAAGAGATTTATTAGGTGTCATCTGTAAATATGTACAGATTGATCCAGAGATGCTTTCTGTTCAATTTGAACAAAAAGGCGATGATATCTCTGTATTAGAGCTAAATGTGACTTTACCTGAGAGTGAAGAGCCTACAAAGTAA
- a CDS encoding YcgL domain-containing protein has translation MICAIYRSTKRDQTYLYIEKKDDFSRIPDELLQSFGEPQFSMLLNLADRQRLAHADIEKVKKALVEQGFYLQVPPPVESMLNAYLDELKKSEKTE, from the coding sequence ATGATTTGTGCAATTTACCGTAGTACCAAACGTGATCAAACTTATTTATACATCGAAAAAAAGGATGATTTCTCTCGAATTCCAGACGAATTATTACAAAGTTTTGGCGAACCACAGTTTTCAATGTTGCTTAATCTCGCGGACAGACAGCGTTTAGCGCATGCTGACATTGAAAAAGTCAAAAAAGCATTAGTAGAGCAGGGTTTTTACTTACAAGTTCCGCCACCTGTCGAAAGTATGTTAAATGCTTATTTAGATGAATTAAAAAAATCAGAAAAAACTGAATAA